In Gymnogyps californianus isolate 813 chromosome 1, ASM1813914v2, whole genome shotgun sequence, the following are encoded in one genomic region:
- the CSDC2 gene encoding cold shock domain-containing protein C2 produces the protein MSSDPSAPPAVPPLHSPKSPVWPTFPFQREGSRIWERGNLLLRDLPSPLPTKRTRTYSATARASAGPIFKGVCKQFSRSQGHGFITPENGTEDIFVHVSDIEGEYVPVEGDEVTYKVCPIPPKNQKFQAVEVVLTNLAPHTKHETWSGQIIGS, from the exons ATGTCGTCGGACCCCAGCGCCCCGCCGGCGGTGCCACCCCTGCACTCCCCCAAGTCGCCGGTGTGGCCCACCTTCCCCTTCCAGCGGGAGGGCAGCCGCATCTGGGAGCGGGGCAACCTCCTGCTGCGGGACCtgcccagccccctccccaccaagAGGACCAGGACCTACTCGGC GACGGCGCGTGCCTCCGCCGGCCCCATCTTCAAGGGCGTCTGCAAGCAGTTCTCTCGCTCCCAGGGCCATGGGTTCATCACCCCTGAGAATGGCACAGAGGACATTTTCGTCCACGTGTCTGA catCGAGGGGGAGTACGTCCCAGTGGAGGGGGACGAGGTGACATACAAGGTCTGCCCCATTCCTCCCAAGAACCAGAAGTTCCAGGCGGTGGAGGTGGTCCTCACCAACCTGGCACCCCACACGAAGCATGAGACGTGGTCTGGCCAGATCATCGGCTCCTAG